The sequence CACATCAACAATATAAGAACCTCATTCATTATGAGTGCAACTGATGAGGAAATCCTCATTGATCTGGCCACACACTTTGGATTAAAAGAGCACAGGAACATGTCTGGTATAAGACAAAAGAAGTGTGATTAACTGTAAAAATGTCTGGTTGTAACcttacaggataaaaaaaaaaattaaaaatgcatcatGTCACCAATATAAATTAAGACAAGGTATATGTGACATAAGGACGACATATCCTAAAACCAGTTGTGTAAGAGGTTGGATTGGCTTTACATGTCCAAACCTTGGCAACAGCAGCAAATACATACACACTGATttatgtctcacacacacacacacacacacacacacacacacacacaaacaatctACGAATACATCTGTGTTGAACAGCAGTCCGTCACTTAAAGGTGATTGATAACAACAATCAACATCCTTTAAACCatacaaataatacaaacttcattACTTTGGAGTATTTTGTTGTTTCTGtcaggaagtgaccatatttggacaaaggggtGGAACTCCACTGAGCCAATGCTAATCTAAGTGCTAGCTAAATGACTTACTTTGGTAAACTTTATCAAGCATTTGTGTAACAACGTCATGCATTGGTCTTGTTAGTGTCAATTATAAACCACaattacattaaattaacagAAACTCAAAGCTCAACTCAGCAGGCGAACGAGATGTCAGTCAGAGCTGCGCAGCATCCATAATACTGATTTACTCAGTATTCTTTTATATAACACATGACTATACCCATTCTAGTTCTAGTGTAATATTTCCTTTCATATCTGTGTTGAAACACCTCAACAAACTCAATACAAAATGcaggataataataaaataaacaaataataaaagtgTTAATTTATGAAAGACTGTGCGTGAACCAGCTTCATTTTCTAGAGGTGACACTCATCCAAAGATCGCGTTGTGCAAACTGGGTCATGAAAGCATCTGGACCGAAGATAGCAGATAGATTGAAGATCATTTCAACAGTTATTTACAACCTGTCACCCTGATTTCCTGGTTTGGATTTGGTGACAATATTAAGATACACAGCCTGCAGTGTATTTGATGTTAGATATTAGCTATTAACACAAACAGTAAGATGTTTATGACATTATACTCAACCTGGCCAAAACAGTCCCCAGCTGGATTTAACTCAACAAGCAGGTAAGATTCTTCCATTTGACACttactgcagtgatgaatatgtTTCTGATGCAACAACTTCTTTAACTTTTACTGATGTTGGGACACCAGTTGGTTTAGTCATCACTACAAGATATACAATACAATGGTTCACATTGTGCATATATCTGTGCATTATAccatatttactgtttttgttttttttaaaagaggtaaaaaaaaaaaaaaaaaaaggaaagtgagAGGGGGAacgtgagagcaaatgaataatggattaataatgtaaagtgctttgggtgcctagaaaagcgctatagaaatccaatccatcatcattattattattattattattattattatcattattattattattattattatgtaatgagtagcttctcattttttaaatatcacCAGTTTgatagagcataaagactggactgggtttcaatggaaaagggtcatgtggtccgatgagtccagactgatcctGCTCCAGAGTGATGGGAGAGGGGGATaaagggattacccatcatgcctagtgcctacagtgtaAGTCTGtcggggcagtgttatgatctggggttggttcagttggtcaggtctaggttcagtaatgttatgtCCAAAAAAATGATAGAAATAAATGTTATGACAATGGATAAGGTTATCAAAAAAATACTACGATAAAGGCATACTGTAATCAAAGCTAGGCAAAAACCTGTCAAACGTACAGGTTCAGGAAATCTGTCCTTTCTCTGCTCATAAATCCTTTTGCACTTAAATGTCTTTTTGCACATTCCCGgttggaatatttcaacttgtttaACACCTTACCTTACAGTTATTAttcagattctacccagatcttttatacttctaatttatagtgcacagtgtatagtgtttgctcttgtgttataTTTCACTTTACCAACGTCTGCTgtgatattttattgttattgaatgtgtcatgctgctgctatactgtaatttcccagtttaggataaagtacatctatctatctatctatctatctagagatCAGGACTTTTTAGACCAGGCTGTGTATATGTCATTGTACATTACTATTTCTCATATGTATATCACCAAATGAGCTCTTTAACCATATGGTGGTTATggctaaaaatttaaaaagatgaaataaaaggATCTGAAATTTAACAAATAGAAAATTATAAATATTTAGTgagcaaaatatatatataaaatagtgtGCTGACATAAATGTTCACTGCTGACATTGTACTGATTGCACGTTGCTCTGGTCCATCTCACACCGGTGCCTCCTCACTTGGCTTAACCAGGTGAAGTTGGTCTTACAGCGGTCACACCAGTAGGGTTTCTCTCCGGTGTGAACGCGCTCATGAGTCGAGCAGTCCGACGATGTGATAAAAGCCTTGTCACAGTGTTTACACTTGTAGCGTCTGTCTCCGGTGTGGACACGTTCGTGTGACTGAAGTCCGCTGTAGGTTGTTAACACCTTCCCACAGTGCTTACAGGAGAAGGTGGCGTCTTTGGTGTGGATGTTTCTGTGGACTTTGTAGTTACTCAGGTTGGTGAAACTCTTCCCACAGTCCTCACAGCTGTATGGCTTCTCACCAGTGTGGATACGCTGGTGGGCAGTGAGGTCCACGCGCTGGATGAAGCGTTTCCCACAGTCACCACAGCGGTGTGGCCTCTCTCCGGCGTGAATGAGCTGGTGACGACTGAGATTCGACGACTGGGTGAACGACTTCCCGCATTGCTCACAGATGTACAGTTTGTCTCCGGTGTGGGTGAGCTGGTGTCGTCGGCTGTTGCTCGCTGATGCAAATGTCTTTCCACAAAGCCCACATGTGTGCGGCCTTTTTCCAGTGTGAACCCTCTGATCAGCCTTTAAGTGACCCGCTGCACTGAATTCTGTGTCACAGTTCGGAATTTCCTGGACaagtacaaagaaaaaaacagcaaagagtCAAATCAAATAGGCTGAAATTGACTCCCTACATTTCTATCAGTACATGTGGATCAAAGACTTATGAGAAATTCAAGTAGAGAAATGCTTCAGACATGTGCAAAAGATCCTGATTGGTATTTACCGTTAAATAATGGACAGATTTAACTGAACTGAATCAGTTTACAGTATCAGCTTGAAGTCCTGTATGagtctgtttgtccatttttggacattcattcattatctgaaccacttagggggtgctggagcctatcccaaccacctatgggtgaaggcggggtttacactggatgtgttgccagttcattgcagggctgacgaTGATGATGGAGATGAATAACCAATCACATTCACAGCTATTTtttgattaaccaattaacctgttggTGCATGGGAGGAAACCAGAGAACATGAAATCATGCAAACTCTGCACAGAAAggttgaacccaggaccttcttcttCATGCTGTGGGGtaacagtactaaccactgcactacTGTCTCACCCCATTTTTGGACAAATGAGGTGTGACAAAAAAGAAACCAGACTGTGTCAGCCATGCTCATGATTCAATGCCTATTGGCTAACCACTTATTTCATTGTGTTGCGCAACTTCTTGCCAATAGTCTGCTATAATATTGCTCACTTATCTCactctgttcttctgtttca comes from Sphaeramia orbicularis chromosome 18, fSphaOr1.1, whole genome shotgun sequence and encodes:
- the LOC115438649 gene encoding gastrula zinc finger protein XlCGF49.1-like isoform X1, with protein sequence MSSTQEVTSVSSAVEIPNCDTEFSAAGHLKADQRVHTGKRPHTCGLCGKTFASASNSRRHQLTHTGDKLYICEQCGKSFTQSSNLSRHQLIHAGERPHRCGDCGKRFIQRVDLTAHQRIHTGEKPYSCEDCGKSFTNLSNYKVHRNIHTKDATFSCKHCGKVLTTYSGLQSHERVHTGDRRYKCKHCDKAFITSSDCSTHERVHTGEKPYWCDRCKTNFTWLSQVRRHRCEMDQSNVQSVQCQQ
- the LOC115438649 gene encoding gastrula zinc finger protein XlCGF49.1-like isoform X2 translates to MSSTQEEIPNCDTEFSAAGHLKADQRVHTGKRPHTCGLCGKTFASASNSRRHQLTHTGDKLYICEQCGKSFTQSSNLSRHQLIHAGERPHRCGDCGKRFIQRVDLTAHQRIHTGEKPYSCEDCGKSFTNLSNYKVHRNIHTKDATFSCKHCGKVLTTYSGLQSHERVHTGDRRYKCKHCDKAFITSSDCSTHERVHTGEKPYWCDRCKTNFTWLSQVRRHRCEMDQSNVQSVQCQQ